The Desulfovibrio piger DNA segment CTTCCGGCATCAGGCAGCGCTCGGGAACCGTTTCACCCCCTCCGCCATTTTCTTCAGGGCAGGCGCGGCCCCTGGCCCGAGAACAGGTCAAAGTTGTTGCCCAGGCGTCCGGCGCCATTGAGCAGGGTCTTGCTCAGGGAAAGATAGTCCGTGCTGCTTTTGCTGCGCAGCTGCCGTTCCCGGGCCTGGGATCCCTGGGCGGCATTGCGCTGGTTCCAGGCCTGGACTTCCTGATTGTAGGCCGCGCGTTCGCCCTGTTCTTCGATGGACAGGGCATCAAGTTCTCCTTTTTCCCGCAGGTCGAGCTGACTGTCCAGATGGCTGCCGCTGTCGATCTGCGCGCCCGAGGCCCCGGCCTGTGCCCGCTGTTTGCCGACCAGCAGGGATGTTTCCTGACGTTTGCGCACCGCCTTGTCGTAACTGTCTGCCCGGGTCTGCCGGGCTTCTTCTTCGGCCATGCGGGCATTCTCTTCAGCGATCTGCGCATTGCGCCGGGCCATGTCGGCGGAGAATTCCGCCTGCTTGCGCTGCTCTTCCTGACGGCTCACGGCACTCCAGGTGCCCACGGCGGTGCTGGCAAGGGTCACGGCGGCCCCCAGCAGGGCCGCGGTACTGCTGGCCACGGCCATCAGCGCAGCTCCTTGTGCCAGACGCTTTCCGTATGGCGGGCCCCCAGGTGGCGGTACAGGGCGTCACAGGGGCGGGAGGCCGGGGAACTGTACTGGACCACGTCCGCGCCGCGTTCCCTGAGCCCGGCCTCGGCCGCACGCAGCAGCTTCAGGACGGCCAGGCCCTTGCGGGCGGTCGGTGCCAGATACAGGCCATCCAGAGCGGCCAGACGTTTTCCCGGACGGTGCGGGCAATCCGTCAGGGTGAAGGCGGCGTAGCCCTGCAGGCTGCCGGAGCTGTCCCGGGCCGTCACCACATGCAGCATGCCCAGCCGCTCCCAGCAGGCATAGCGTTCCGTGTCCAGGGCGTAGACCTGCGGGCCGAACAGGGCGGCCTCGCTCTCGTCCCAGTGGGCCTGCAACAGGGGCGGCAGCTCCGGCAGCAGGCGTTCGAGCGGTTCACAGTGACAATGGATCATGCTCTCTCCTTGGTTCATATCTCCGCAAATTCCACATCCAGGCTCAGGGCCAGCAGGTGGAAGGGCAGGGGACGTTCCTGCACCAGCCAGATGGTGGCCGAGGGGCCGTGCCCTCCGGCGGGCAAAAAATCCACATCGCCGCTGAAAGGTTGGCAGGCCTCATCCCAGCGCCGGGGCAGGAAGGGGATGTCGTAAAGTTCGTCGCGGCCGGCTCCGTAGCGCCCGCCCACGCTGCGGTACAGGCGCAGGCAGCAGCGGCCCAGCGCCCGTTGCCGTCCCAGCGTGCTGCCGGATTCGCCGTTGCCTTCCACGGGCAGGGGCGACAGGACCGAAGCATAGGGCAGGCCTGCCTGGACGATACGGGCGGCAAAGGGCAGCCGGATGCGGCCCTGTCGCACTACGCAGCCTTCCACGGGGCTCCCGTCCGCCAGCACGGCCAGGGACTGGCCTTCCAGATGGTCGAGCCCGTCCACATCGTTGACCGCTGCTTCCCGGTGAAGGCTCAGACCGCAATCCACAAAAAAAGCTTCCTCCACAGGATCGCTGTCCTGCCACTGGGGGGCCAGACGTTCCAGACAGTACCGGGTGCCGCCGTCCGCATCCCGGCGGCGGACCACCAGCAACAGTTCGTCGCTGTCCGGGCCGGAGATGCTGCACACGGACAGCACCTCTCCGGCCGTTGGATGGCGGCTCCAGCCCCAGATGTCGTGCTCCTTGAGATAGGTCAGAGCCAGCAGCAGGCCGTCGTCGCGCACGATCCAGAGCACGGATCCCGGCGTCTGCTGGTAGGCCCACTGACGCAGGCGGTGCCCTTCGAACAGATGCGGCGCCAGGATGGAAAGGTCATTGCCCGCATAGCCGTCTTTTTCCAGCGAATAGAACAGGTCGCGCACATGGGCGCCGTGGCGCTGCACATGCAGGATGGCATTGCCGATGATGATGGGCGCAAGGCCCGCGCTGCCCCAGTAGGACTGGGCCGTGATGGTGATGTTGCCCGGGGTGATGGCACTGCCGTTGCCGCTGGCCATGTATTCGCTGCCCGAGGTGCCCAGCAGCAGGTCCCCGAAGCTGGCCGCCCAGGCGATGGTGTCGATGGAGCCGGACGCGATGAGGTATTCCACCGGATCGTCGTCCTGCAGGGGGCGGGACTTGCGGAAGTTCTCGAAGTCCCCGCTGCGCGAAAGGTAGAAGGCCTGCGGGCTGTCGCGTGTGCCCGCCAGGACCATGCGCTGCTGGTGGAAGGCCACCACGGACGGGTTGTTGCCGTCGGCGAACGGGTCCCAGTCCTCGCGCGGGGTATCGGCGGTGTCTGCCTGATAGTTGTTGTCCGAAAATGTCGTGCCGCTGCTGACGCCGATGAATCCGTAGTACCCGGCCTCCTCCCGGTAGATATTGTATTCCGTGGCGCCTTCCACGGCTGTCCAGGAGAGGTCCGTGCGGTTGCCCACCACCCAGTCGGAAGGATGCTTGCCGTTACAGCTGCCCGCCTCCGAAGCCAGCGACTGCTTGCCGTTGGCGTCCACGGCCACGATCTTGTAGCGCAGCGTGTAGCCGAATCCGGCGTCATCGTCGTTGTTGCCGCGTACGAACGTACAGCTGGGGGCTTGGGGAGCGGGCAGGCTGCTGTTGAGGGCCACGGCTTCCAGCGTCCAGCGGTACCCGTGGCTGCGGATGGCATTTTCCGGCAGGGGGGCCTCCGGCTCGCTGTCCGTACTGCGGACGAGCTTGTGCAGCGGATAGGCCGTGTGGGCCAGATAGACCGTATCCCCCACCTGGGCGGCGCAGATCTCCAGCAGATGCCGGGCCTCGTAGGGGGTGGACAGCCGGGGGATGCTCCCTTCCTGCGGGTCGAAGCCGTGGATGTCGGCGATGCTCAGGCCATTCCCCGAAAGGACGAGCACGAAGTTCTGCTCCGCCAGAGCATTGAAGCTGAAAGGCAGGAGCACGGCCTCGTCTTCGAGGCTGCCCAGGAACAGGGTCCCGGGGCGGCGGCGCACGTCGCCGTGCAGGCCGGGCAGCATGTTCTCCATGCATTGCACGGAACTGCCGTAACGGGAAAGGT contains these protein-coding regions:
- a CDS encoding GNAT family N-acetyltransferase, translated to MIHCHCEPLERLLPELPPLLQAHWDESEAALFGPQVYALDTERYACWERLGMLHVVTARDSSGSLQGYAAFTLTDCPHRPGKRLAALDGLYLAPTARKGLAVLKLLRAAEAGLRERGADVVQYSSPASRPCDALYRHLGARHTESVWHKELR